In the Devosia sp. SL43 genome, one interval contains:
- a CDS encoding GNAT family N-acetyltransferase, producing MSAPKPAKSAPQRVVLEGRFVRLEPLDSKHAADLHDVSNMPGGAERYRWLFSDAPESVAEMEARIEQGKSLSDPSYVAVIDVKSGKAVGQQGWMRIRPEHGSIEIGGIYWGLPMARTPLATEALYLFARHAFDDLGYRRFEWKCNNRNEPSKAAATRFGFQFEGVFRQDMILKGESRDTAWFSIIDSEWPAMRAEYERWLAPGNFDVDGVQKSKLVTRPQV from the coding sequence ATGAGCGCGCCCAAGCCTGCCAAATCCGCACCTCAGCGAGTCGTGCTCGAAGGCCGTTTCGTGCGGCTGGAGCCATTGGACAGTAAGCATGCCGCCGACCTGCATGACGTCTCGAACATGCCGGGTGGGGCCGAACGCTATCGCTGGCTGTTTTCGGATGCGCCGGAAAGCGTCGCGGAGATGGAAGCGCGGATCGAGCAGGGCAAGTCTCTGTCAGACCCGAGCTATGTCGCTGTCATCGACGTCAAGAGTGGCAAGGCCGTGGGCCAGCAGGGCTGGATGCGCATTCGGCCCGAGCATGGCTCGATCGAGATTGGCGGCATCTATTGGGGCCTGCCCATGGCCCGGACGCCGCTGGCGACCGAGGCGCTGTATCTCTTCGCCCGTCACGCCTTCGACGACCTTGGCTATCGCCGCTTCGAATGGAAATGCAACAATCGAAACGAGCCCAGCAAGGCCGCAGCGACACGTTTCGGCTTCCAGTTCGAGGGCGTGTTCCGGCAGGACATGATCCTCAAGGGCGAGAGCCGGGATACGGCTTGGTTCTCGATCATCGACAGCGAATGGCCGGCGATGCGGGCGGAGTATGAGCGGTGGCTGGCACCGGGCAACTTTGACGTGGATGGGGTGCAGAAGTCCAAGCTGGTGACGCGACCCCAGGTCTGA
- the queG gene encoding tRNA epoxyqueuosine(34) reductase QueG — protein MTSHSTHSSDKLVAELRARAAALGFDSFGIAAADARPDLPEKLNAAIAAGWHGDMAWMAETAERRASPQGMWPEAKSVILLGINYGPETAPLAILGERDLGSISVYARNRDYHEIIKGKLKELAGLLARRSGAEVKVFVDTAPLMEKPLAEAAGLGWQGKHTVLVSREFGSWLFLGAILTSAELPGDKSHEESCGTCTRCLDVCPTNAFPAPFQLDSRRCLAYLSVEHKSQIPLEFRAPMGNRIYGCDDCLAVCPWNKFASVSREIRLRGRVELERPRLADLVQLDDAGFRALFAGSPVKRIGIGRFLRNVLIAIGNSGDATMVPIVEARLGDGDPLVRGAAIWALRRLAPEGADALSLAYLAQESDSSVASEWTVDIS, from the coding sequence TTGACGAGCCACTCCACACACTCGTCCGACAAACTCGTCGCCGAGCTGCGCGCTCGCGCGGCAGCGCTCGGCTTTGACAGTTTTGGCATTGCTGCCGCCGATGCGCGCCCTGATCTGCCGGAAAAACTGAACGCGGCCATTGCCGCCGGCTGGCATGGCGATATGGCGTGGATGGCCGAGACGGCCGAGCGTCGGGCCAGTCCGCAGGGCATGTGGCCGGAGGCGAAGTCGGTCATTCTGCTCGGCATCAATTATGGGCCCGAGACCGCCCCGCTGGCGATTCTCGGCGAGCGCGACCTCGGCTCGATCTCGGTCTATGCCCGCAATCGCGATTATCACGAGATCATCAAGGGCAAGCTCAAGGAGCTTGCGGGACTATTGGCCCGGCGTTCGGGTGCCGAGGTCAAGGTGTTTGTCGATACCGCGCCGCTGATGGAAAAGCCGCTGGCCGAGGCGGCGGGGCTGGGCTGGCAGGGCAAGCACACGGTTTTGGTCAGTCGCGAATTTGGGTCCTGGCTGTTTCTGGGCGCCATTCTAACTTCGGCGGAGCTGCCAGGGGATAAGTCCCATGAAGAGAGCTGCGGCACCTGCACGCGGTGCCTCGATGTCTGCCCGACCAATGCCTTTCCAGCGCCGTTCCAGCTCGATTCCCGGCGCTGCCTCGCCTATCTCAGCGTGGAACATAAGTCCCAGATTCCATTGGAGTTTCGGGCACCGATGGGCAACCGCATCTATGGCTGCGACGATTGCCTGGCGGTCTGCCCGTGGAACAAGTTCGCCTCGGTGAGCCGTGAGATCAGGCTGCGGGGGCGGGTGGAGCTGGAGCGGCCCAGGCTGGCCGATCTGGTGCAGCTCGACGATGCCGGTTTCCGGGCGCTGTTTGCCGGCTCGCCGGTCAAGCGTATTGGCATCGGTCGGTTCCTGCGTAATGTCTTGATCGCCATCGGCAATTCGGGTGACGCGACCATGGTGCCGATAGTGGAGGCTCGGCTTGGAGACGGCGATCCGCTGGTGCGGGGAGCGGCGATCTGGGCGCTACGACGGCTGGCGCCGGAAGGGGCCGATGCGTTGAGCCTTGCCTATCTGGCGCAGGAAAGCGATAGCTCGGTGGCCAGCGAATGGACCGTGGATATCTCATGA
- the infC gene encoding translation initiation factor IF-3, with product MRRPMRPVAPQKDGPLSNEDITSADVQLIDAEGENRGIVSTRAALAEAQEQGLDLVLISPNAVPPVAKMLDLGRFKYAAQKKAAEARKKQKVIEVKEVQLRPNIDTHDYETKMKAVQRFLDDGDRVKVTMRFRGREMAHQELGMQLLIKVKDQTEAIAKVESQPRSEGRQMVMVLAPK from the coding sequence ATTCGTCGTCCCATGAGACCAGTCGCGCCCCAGAAAGATGGGCCGCTCTCTAATGAAGATATCACCAGCGCCGATGTGCAACTCATCGATGCTGAAGGCGAGAACCGCGGGATCGTCAGTACCCGCGCGGCTCTTGCAGAAGCCCAGGAGCAAGGCCTGGACCTCGTGCTGATCTCTCCCAACGCCGTCCCGCCGGTCGCCAAGATGCTGGACCTCGGGCGCTTCAAGTATGCCGCGCAGAAAAAAGCTGCCGAGGCCCGCAAGAAGCAGAAGGTGATCGAGGTCAAGGAAGTCCAGCTGCGTCCCAATATCGACACGCATGACTACGAGACCAAGATGAAGGCCGTGCAGCGCTTTCTCGACGATGGCGACCGCGTCAAGGTGACGATGCGGTTCCGTGGCCGAGAAATGGCGCACCAGGAACTGGGCATGCAGCTTCTGATCAAGGTGAAGGACCAGACCGAGGCCATTGCCAAGGTCGAGAGTCAGCCGCGCTCGGAAGGCCGTCAGATGGTCATGGTGCTGGCGCCCAAGTAA
- a CDS encoding transglycosylase domain-containing protein encodes MDFRISADDRVGAQPNKGGKPQATARGKGQRVEPSMGHSVGVFVDDERSGGAPPPSGPKGKAPKPPRRGKAQPARGKKPKRRGGFLMGLLWWGFVGALWAGIAVIGVVVYYGAQLPSSNTWAIPDRPPNIRILAADGSLISNRGATGGEAITYRELPYYVPAAIIASEDRRYMSHFGVDPLGLISVAIESVQAGDVTRGASTITQQVAKNLFLTPDQTLGRKVQEAILAVWLEQNYTKEEILELYMNRVYFGAGATGIEAAAQTYFGVSARNLSLGQAAMLAGILPAPSAYNPKSNPERAIERQRLSLNAMARDGYITAEEAAAAQIDPSQSVRTRVAGSEDYVADWVESLMTAYLGEIKTDVVVQTTIDFKMQKDAEFIVKEMVASEGPKRGFNQGALVAMDVDGTVRAMVGGVDYQASQYNRAVTAKRQPGSTFKPFVYMAAMEKGYTPDTLAEDAKFTYNGWSPGNASGKYAGTVTLRQGLAYSLNTIAARLAIDVTPQAVIDVATRMGISSPLQPVPSIALGTQEVNLLELTSAYAPFANGGMGVIPNVITSIQAKDGTVLYQASDAGPGRVIDPNVLAEMNDMLETAVEVGTGKGANLNGWQFGGKTGTSQEAKDALFVGYTAAMVTGVWLGNDDATETTLSGGNVPAAIWSEFMTKAHAGKQIAQIPGGSYEGQLVAQPVIDPATGQAAIDPATGQPMTQYVDAGTGQPVQTMVDPATGQLMKLDPTTGQYVAANALTANQPIQTGQMVDNAGLPAGGVIVDANGVQIDPATGMPIQQIDPATGLPVANTGGMLVDANGVQIDPATGMPVGQVVGGNQVIQPGQAIDPVTGFPLQAQTTGVGQAPIDPNTGLPMMLVIDPATGQQVWVPSAPAQQQQIQPPANLGQPVPIENENSQRTLMDLIFGGDQN; translated from the coding sequence ATGGATTTCCGCATTTCCGCCGATGACCGTGTTGGCGCCCAGCCCAATAAGGGTGGCAAGCCGCAGGCGACTGCCCGCGGCAAGGGCCAGCGCGTCGAGCCCTCGATGGGTCATTCGGTGGGTGTGTTCGTCGATGACGAGCGCTCCGGCGGCGCACCACCGCCCAGCGGCCCAAAAGGCAAGGCCCCCAAGCCGCCCCGTCGCGGCAAGGCGCAGCCGGCCCGGGGCAAGAAGCCCAAACGGCGCGGTGGCTTTCTCATGGGCCTGCTCTGGTGGGGCTTTGTCGGTGCCTTGTGGGCCGGTATCGCCGTCATCGGCGTCGTCGTCTATTACGGCGCACAGCTGCCCTCGTCCAATACCTGGGCTATTCCCGACCGCCCGCCCAATATCCGCATCTTGGCCGCCGATGGCAGCCTGATCTCCAATCGCGGCGCGACCGGCGGCGAAGCCATCACCTATCGCGAGCTGCCCTATTATGTTCCGGCGGCGATCATCGCCTCGGAAGACCGCCGCTATATGAGCCATTTCGGCGTCGATCCGCTGGGCCTGATCTCGGTGGCCATCGAATCGGTGCAGGCCGGCGACGTGACGCGCGGCGCCTCGACCATCACCCAGCAGGTGGCCAAAAACCTGTTCCTCACCCCCGACCAGACTCTGGGCCGCAAGGTGCAGGAAGCGATCCTGGCCGTGTGGCTGGAACAGAACTACACCAAGGAAGAAATCCTCGAACTCTATATGAACCGCGTCTATTTTGGCGCCGGGGCAACGGGTATCGAAGCGGCCGCACAGACCTATTTCGGTGTTTCGGCCCGCAATCTGTCGCTGGGCCAGGCCGCCATGCTGGCCGGTATCCTGCCGGCGCCGTCGGCCTATAATCCCAAGTCCAATCCGGAACGCGCCATCGAGCGCCAGCGCCTGTCGCTCAATGCTATGGCGCGCGATGGCTATATCACTGCGGAAGAAGCCGCTGCCGCCCAGATCGACCCCAGCCAGAGCGTGCGCACCCGCGTCGCCGGCTCGGAGGACTATGTGGCCGATTGGGTCGAATCGCTGATGACCGCCTACCTGGGTGAGATCAAGACCGACGTGGTGGTGCAGACCACCATCGACTTCAAGATGCAGAAGGATGCCGAGTTCATCGTCAAGGAGATGGTGGCCTCCGAGGGTCCAAAGCGCGGCTTCAACCAGGGCGCTCTCGTCGCCATGGATGTCGACGGCACCGTGCGCGCCATGGTCGGCGGCGTCGACTACCAGGCCAGCCAGTATAACCGCGCCGTGACGGCCAAGCGCCAGCCCGGCTCGACCTTCAAGCCCTTCGTCTACATGGCCGCCATGGAAAAGGGCTATACGCCCGATACCTTGGCCGAAGACGCCAAGTTCACCTATAACGGCTGGAGCCCCGGCAATGCCTCGGGCAAATATGCCGGCACGGTGACCCTGCGCCAGGGCCTCGCCTATTCGCTCAATACCATCGCGGCGCGCCTCGCCATCGACGTCACGCCGCAGGCGGTCATCGACGTGGCCACCCGCATGGGCATTTCCTCGCCACTGCAGCCCGTGCCGTCGATCGCGCTGGGCACGCAGGAAGTGAACCTGCTTGAGCTGACCTCGGCCTATGCCCCGTTCGCCAATGGCGGCATGGGTGTCATCCCCAATGTCATCACCTCTATCCAGGCCAAGGATGGCACGGTGCTCTACCAGGCCTCCGATGCCGGCCCAGGCCGCGTCATCGATCCGAACGTGCTGGCCGAGATGAACGACATGCTGGAAACCGCCGTGGAAGTGGGCACCGGCAAGGGCGCCAACCTCAATGGCTGGCAGTTCGGCGGCAAGACCGGCACCTCGCAGGAAGCCAAGGACGCCTTGTTCGTCGGCTATACCGCGGCGATGGTCACGGGCGTCTGGCTGGGCAATGACGATGCCACCGAGACCACGCTTTCGGGCGGCAACGTGCCGGCGGCGATCTGGTCCGAATTCATGACCAAGGCGCATGCCGGCAAGCAGATCGCCCAGATCCCGGGTGGCTCCTACGAGGGTCAGCTGGTGGCCCAGCCGGTGATCGACCCCGCCACAGGCCAGGCGGCCATCGATCCGGCCACCGGCCAGCCGATGACGCAATATGTCGATGCCGGCACCGGTCAACCTGTCCAGACCATGGTCGATCCGGCAACGGGCCAGCTGATGAAGCTCGATCCGACGACCGGGCAATATGTTGCGGCCAATGCCCTGACGGCAAACCAGCCGATCCAGACCGGCCAAATGGTCGACAATGCCGGACTGCCAGCTGGCGGCGTGATCGTCGATGCCAACGGCGTCCAGATCGACCCCGCCACCGGCATGCCCATTCAGCAGATCGATCCGGCTACGGGCCTGCCCGTGGCCAATACCGGCGGCATGCTGGTGGATGCCAATGGCGTGCAGATCGATCCGGCGACCGGCATGCCGGTCGGCCAGGTGGTCGGCGGCAACCAGGTGATCCAGCCCGGCCAGGCCATCGACCCCGTCACCGGCTTCCCGCTGCAGGCCCAGACCACGGGCGTCGGCCAGGCGCCGATCGACCCCAATACCGGCCTGCCCATGATGCTGGTCATCGATCCGGCCACCGGCCAGCAGGTCTGGGTGCCGAGCGCTCCGGCGCAACAGCAGCAGATCCAGCCACCGGCCAATCTCGGTCAGCCCGTCCCGATCGAGAATGAAAACAGCCAGCGCACGCTGATGGACCTGATCTTCGGCGGCGACCAGAACTAA
- a CDS encoding M48 family metallopeptidase, whose amino-acid sequence MNLFFRSKPKIPAATSVDIDGQAVVVTVRVNARARSYRLSIPHSGGPVLTLPPHGKWAEAEAFLLRHNNWLAARIKRAPEATSFADGGIIPLRGVDHRIIGTGKVRGRVEVADDDGESVLLVPGDAAHQARRLSDWLKDEAQADLAERTAIHAARLGVTVKSVKMRSQASRWGSCSSSGNINYNWRLVLAPPFVLDYVAAHEVAHLVEMNHSAAFWATVKRTLPDMERGRAWLKAHGRQLMAHGG is encoded by the coding sequence ATGAACCTGTTCTTCCGCTCTAAACCCAAGATTCCGGCCGCAACCAGCGTCGACATCGACGGGCAGGCGGTTGTCGTCACCGTGCGCGTCAATGCGCGGGCGCGGAGCTATCGGCTGTCCATCCCCCATAGTGGCGGGCCGGTGCTGACCCTGCCGCCGCATGGCAAATGGGCCGAGGCCGAGGCCTTCCTGCTGCGGCACAACAACTGGCTGGCCGCCCGCATCAAGCGCGCGCCCGAAGCCACCAGTTTTGCCGATGGGGGCATCATCCCGCTGCGCGGGGTGGACCACCGCATCATCGGCACCGGCAAGGTGCGCGGACGGGTTGAGGTTGCCGACGATGATGGCGAGTCCGTGTTGCTGGTGCCCGGCGATGCCGCGCATCAGGCGCGGCGGCTGAGCGATTGGCTCAAGGACGAGGCGCAGGCCGACCTAGCCGAGCGTACCGCCATCCACGCGGCGCGGCTGGGGGTGACGGTCAAATCGGTCAAGATGCGCAGCCAGGCCAGCCGCTGGGGCTCCTGCTCGTCATCGGGCAATATCAACTACAACTGGCGCCTGGTGCTGGCGCCGCCCTTCGTGCTCGACTATGTCGCGGCTCATGAAGTGGCGCATCTGGTGGAGATGAACCACTCGGCAGCCTTCTGGGCCACGGTGAAGCGGACGCTGCCCGACATGGAGCGCGGCCGAGCCTGGCTCAAGGCGCATGGGCGGCAGTTGATGGCGCATGGCGGGTAG
- a CDS encoding NAD-dependent epimerase/dehydratase family protein, producing MNAFFFGLGFSSTWASIKMRSSGQYADIGGTVRSAEKAMLLRAEGLNAHVFDGAAPGPTLGPVLRRASHVILSIAPGPDGDPALLHHRADLDAATDLQWLCYYSTVGVYGDFGGAWIDESAPLVPRNERSDRRVLAEQTWREYARERGVKLTILRLAGIYGPDRSTFDKLRDGTARRVIKPGQVFNRIHVADIGRVTALAAEARLQGTFNLGDDEPAPPQEVIAHAAAMLGMDPPPDLPFETAPMTPMQRSFYADNKRVSNAAIKRALGIELLYPTYREGLASIFDKEQA from the coding sequence ATGAACGCCTTCTTTTTTGGCCTCGGATTTTCGTCCACCTGGGCCTCGATCAAAATGCGCTCATCGGGCCAATATGCGGACATTGGGGGTACCGTCAGGTCAGCAGAAAAGGCCATGCTGTTACGGGCAGAAGGTCTCAACGCGCATGTGTTCGACGGCGCCGCGCCGGGCCCAACCCTGGGCCCAGTCCTGCGTCGGGCCAGCCATGTGATCTTGTCAATCGCACCGGGCCCGGATGGCGATCCGGCGCTGCTGCACCATCGTGCCGATCTCGATGCCGCAACGGACCTGCAATGGCTCTGCTATTATTCCACGGTCGGGGTCTATGGGGATTTCGGCGGCGCCTGGATCGACGAATCGGCGCCGCTGGTACCGCGCAACGAGCGCAGCGATCGCCGCGTGCTGGCTGAGCAGACCTGGCGCGAATACGCGCGTGAGCGCGGCGTGAAGCTGACTATTCTACGGCTGGCCGGCATCTATGGGCCTGATCGTTCGACCTTCGACAAGCTGCGCGATGGCACGGCACGGCGAGTGATCAAGCCGGGCCAGGTGTTCAACCGCATCCATGTGGCTGACATCGGCCGGGTGACCGCTCTGGCGGCGGAGGCTCGGCTCCAGGGCACATTCAACCTCGGCGATGACGAGCCGGCGCCGCCGCAGGAGGTGATCGCCCATGCCGCCGCCATGCTGGGCATGGACCCGCCACCCGACCTACCTTTCGAGACCGCCCCGATGACGCCGATGCAGCGCAGTTTTTACGCCGACAACAAGCGCGTCTCCAACGCCGCAATCAAACGGGCGCTGGGGATCGAGCTGCTCTACCCGACCTATCGCGAGGGCCTGGCGTCAATTTTCGATAAGGAACAAGCATGA
- a CDS encoding DUF6455 family protein, protein MGESQHHGNILDGLIEGWRRHRRVQRDRAFLRNSAAFDIERLAADVGMGVDELAEIIARGEGAPALSARMMAAHGLDRDDLAARSPSSLREISSMCSRCDYKHRCEVELNAGTAVAHAPAFCPNSQLLQVLAQDFETTGARTV, encoded by the coding sequence ATGGGTGAGTCACAGCATCACGGGAATATTCTTGACGGACTGATCGAGGGCTGGCGCAGGCACCGCCGGGTGCAGCGGGATCGGGCGTTTCTGAGAAATTCTGCCGCCTTCGACATCGAGCGCCTCGCCGCCGATGTCGGTATGGGCGTCGATGAGCTGGCCGAGATCATCGCCCGGGGGGAGGGCGCTCCTGCGCTTTCGGCGCGCATGATGGCCGCCCATGGCCTGGACCGCGACGATCTGGCGGCGCGCAGCCCGTCGTCGCTGCGGGAGATCAGCTCGATGTGCAGCCGTTGTGATTACAAGCATCGCTGCGAAGTGGAACTCAATGCCGGTACCGCCGTCGCGCATGCGCCGGCATTCTGCCCAAATTCGCAGCTCTTGCAGGTACTGGCGCAGGATTTCGAAACTACCGGCGCCAGGACGGTCTGA
- a CDS encoding glutathione S-transferase family protein: protein MPSLLHHPLDPSSRLIRLMCAEYGVPLDMEEIKPWLRTAELLEINPAATLPIFLGEGDQPIVGLLANIHTIEDLYTPSVVTGLIPPDPGPRAEMWRMIEWVIFKLNDEVTRYVLEEKIVKRDQKGATPDPAVLRVAKANLNEHMLYFNWIFATRSWLGGDMMTLADFALAAHLSTLDYLGDIDWGKAGETRDWYSRIKSRPAFRTLLNDRVVAMPPQKGYADLDF from the coding sequence ATGCCGAGCCTGCTTCATCATCCTCTCGATCCGTCCTCGCGCCTCATCCGTCTGATGTGCGCCGAGTATGGCGTGCCGCTCGACATGGAGGAAATCAAGCCCTGGCTACGCACAGCTGAGTTGCTCGAAATCAATCCGGCCGCGACGCTGCCGATTTTTCTCGGTGAGGGCGACCAGCCCATTGTGGGTCTGCTGGCCAATATCCACACCATCGAAGATCTATATACCCCCAGCGTCGTCACCGGCCTGATCCCGCCCGATCCCGGGCCACGGGCTGAGATGTGGCGGATGATCGAATGGGTGATCTTCAAGCTCAATGACGAAGTGACGCGCTACGTGCTTGAGGAAAAGATCGTCAAGCGCGACCAGAAGGGCGCGACCCCCGATCCAGCGGTCCTGCGTGTGGCCAAGGCCAATCTCAACGAGCACATGCTCTACTTCAACTGGATCTTCGCCACCCGCTCCTGGCTGGGCGGCGATATGATGACGCTGGCCGATTTCGCCCTGGCGGCGCATCTGTCGACGCTCGACTATCTGGGAGATATCGACTGGGGCAAGGCCGGGGAAACCCGCGACTGGTATTCCCGCATCAAGTCCCGCCCGGCCTTCCGGACTTTGCTCAACGATCGCGTGGTCGCCATGCCGCCGCAGAAGGGCTATGCGGACCTGGATTTCTAG
- a CDS encoding BrnT family toxin, with translation MKIDGFEWDAGNHDKCQSHGVSIVDIEGLFSRPHLIAPDVKHSHDEERYVAIGRSAGDRPLFVVFTTREEGDALLVRHISARYMHAKEFKRYER, from the coding sequence ATGAAGATTGACGGCTTCGAGTGGGACGCTGGCAATCATGACAAGTGTCAAAGCCATGGTGTTTCAATCGTCGACATTGAAGGCTTGTTCTCCCGGCCTCACCTTATCGCCCCAGACGTGAAGCATTCGCACGATGAGGAACGATACGTCGCCATAGGGCGAAGTGCTGGAGACCGGCCGTTGTTTGTCGTGTTTACGACGCGTGAGGAGGGTGACGCACTGTTGGTCCGCCACATAAGCGCCCGTTACATGCATGCCAAGGAGTTCAAGCGCTATGAGCGGTAG
- a CDS encoding CopG family antitoxin has translation MSGRKVPHFKSDEEAAAFLEQDLSDLDFSQFKPSPFEFTPKAAQLNMRLPSSLLEALKSKAKERGIPYTRYIRQLLEHDIAGR, from the coding sequence ATGAGCGGTAGGAAAGTACCTCATTTCAAGTCAGACGAAGAAGCCGCTGCCTTTTTGGAACAGGATCTCTCTGATCTGGATTTTAGCCAGTTCAAGCCGTCCCCGTTCGAATTCACCCCCAAGGCCGCGCAGCTCAATATGCGGTTGCCCTCGTCATTGCTGGAAGCGCTGAAAAGTAAGGCGAAGGAACGCGGCATTCCCTATACGCGCTATATCCGACAGCTCCTTGAGCACGATATTGCCGGGCGTTGA
- a CDS encoding alpha/beta hydrolase, translating into MQISLPQSFRVTVGKDAAARDIAVEQRYGKAPGLFWLGGFRSDMMGSKAMALDALGAENGLAVTRFDYSGHGMSGGDFNDGTISRWLEEAEAVFATTSGPQIIVGSSMGGWLALLLARALLRRGSHAHGLVLIAPAPDMTHELMLPDFTPAEHESLHNHGYVDQPSQYSDTPYRITRALIEDGKQHLLFGSVIETGCPVTILQGGKDPDVPQAHAIKLTTHILHDPVTLTLIPDGDHRLSRDEDLVRLRDAVLRMVG; encoded by the coding sequence TTGCAGATATCCTTACCACAAAGTTTCCGTGTCACCGTGGGCAAAGACGCAGCGGCGCGCGATATTGCCGTCGAACAGCGTTACGGCAAGGCGCCGGGCCTGTTCTGGCTGGGCGGATTTCGCTCCGACATGATGGGAAGCAAGGCCATGGCGCTCGACGCGCTGGGGGCGGAAAACGGTCTAGCTGTCACCCGCTTCGACTATTCCGGCCATGGTATGTCCGGCGGCGATTTCAACGACGGCACCATCAGCCGCTGGCTCGAGGAGGCCGAAGCCGTCTTCGCCACCACCAGCGGACCGCAGATCATCGTCGGCTCGTCGATGGGCGGCTGGCTGGCTTTGCTGCTGGCGCGAGCCCTGCTCCGCCGCGGCAGCCATGCCCATGGCCTGGTGCTCATCGCCCCGGCCCCCGACATGACGCACGAACTGATGCTGCCCGACTTCACCCCGGCTGAGCACGAATCGCTGCACAACCACGGCTATGTCGACCAGCCCAGCCAATATTCGGACACGCCCTACCGCATTACCCGCGCGCTGATCGAAGACGGCAAGCAGCACCTGCTGTTCGGCAGCGTCATCGAAACCGGCTGCCCGGTGACGATCCTGCAGGGCGGCAAGGACCCCGACGTGCCGCAGGCCCATGCCATCAAGCTGACCACGCATATCCTGCACGATCCGGTGACGCTGACGCTGATCCCCGATGGCGACCACCGCCTGAGCCGCGATGAAGACCTGGTGCGGCTGCGCGATGCCGTGTTGCGGATGGTCGGGTAG